Proteins encoded within one genomic window of Bradyrhizobium sp. AZCC 1719:
- a CDS encoding acetyl-CoA acetyltransferase produces MTASIVGWAHTPFGKFDAETVESLVVKVATDALADAGIAAEDVDEIVLGHFNAGFSPQDFTASLVLQADPKLRFKPATRVENACATGSAAVHQGIRAIASGAARIVLVVGVEQMTRTPSADIGRYLLKASYLPEDGDTVGGFAGVFGKIAQSYFQKYGDQSDALAMIAAKNHKNGVANPYAQMRKDYGFEFCRAESEKNPYVAGPLKRTDCSLVSDGAAALVLTDSETAKTMGKAVNFRATAHAQDFLPMSKRDILQFEGCTVAWQRALAQAGVQLSDLSFVETHDCFTVAELIEYEAMGLTPRGQGARAIKEGWTQKDGKLPVNPSGGLKAKGHPIGATGVSMHVMSAMQLVGQAPEGMQLNNAKLAGIFNMGGAAVANYVSVLEPAK; encoded by the coding sequence ATGACAGCCAGCATCGTCGGATGGGCGCACACGCCATTCGGCAAGTTCGACGCGGAAACCGTCGAGAGCCTCGTAGTCAAGGTTGCGACCGATGCGCTTGCCGACGCCGGCATCGCGGCCGAAGACGTCGACGAGATCGTGCTCGGGCATTTCAACGCGGGCTTCTCACCGCAGGATTTTACCGCCTCGCTGGTGCTGCAGGCCGACCCGAAACTGCGCTTCAAGCCAGCTACGCGGGTCGAAAATGCCTGTGCCACCGGCTCGGCGGCGGTGCACCAGGGTATCCGGGCGATCGCCTCGGGCGCGGCCAGGATCGTGCTGGTGGTCGGCGTCGAGCAAATGACGCGGACGCCGTCGGCCGATATCGGACGCTACCTCCTGAAGGCGTCCTATTTGCCCGAGGATGGCGATACCGTCGGCGGCTTTGCCGGCGTGTTCGGCAAGATCGCGCAAAGCTATTTCCAGAAATACGGCGACCAGTCGGACGCGCTGGCGATGATCGCGGCCAAGAACCACAAGAACGGCGTCGCCAACCCTTATGCGCAGATGCGCAAGGATTATGGCTTCGAGTTCTGCCGCGCCGAGAGCGAGAAGAATCCCTATGTCGCCGGCCCCCTGAAGCGCACGGATTGCTCGCTGGTGTCGGACGGCGCGGCAGCGCTGGTGCTGACGGATTCGGAGACTGCCAAGACGATGGGCAAGGCGGTGAATTTCCGTGCCACCGCGCATGCGCAGGATTTCCTGCCGATGTCCAAGCGCGACATCCTGCAGTTCGAAGGCTGCACGGTGGCCTGGCAGCGCGCGCTGGCGCAGGCCGGCGTTCAACTGTCCGACCTGTCTTTTGTCGAAACCCACGACTGCTTCACCGTCGCCGAACTGATCGAATATGAAGCGATGGGCCTGACGCCACGCGGGCAAGGCGCTCGCGCCATCAAAGAGGGCTGGACCCAGAAGGACGGCAAGCTGCCGGTCAATCCGTCCGGCGGCCTGAAGGCCAAGGGCCACCCGATCGGCGCCACCGGTGTCTCCATGCACGTGATGAGCGCGATGCAGCTCGTCGGCCAGGCGCCCGAGGGCATGCAGCTCAACAACGCAAAACTTGCCGGCATCTTCAATATGGGCGGCGCGGCGGTGGCGAACTACGTCTCCGTGCTGGAGCCCGCGAAGTAG
- the eda gene encoding bifunctional 4-hydroxy-2-oxoglutarate aldolase/2-dehydro-3-deoxy-phosphogluconate aldolase, which translates to MTAATRQEQLATIFKFATVIPVLTIERLEDAVPLARALVAGGVRVLEVTLRTPVAADAAKAMIAEVPDAIVGIGTILNADDLARARALGAKFGISPGATPELLKAAAASDLPFAPGIATASELMQALAAGFDIVKFFPAEQSGGIKALRALAGPFPNVRVCPTGGIGEANAASWLAEPNVVAVGGSWLCPPADIRSGNWPGITAMCARAMKSLKPA; encoded by the coding sequence ATGACCGCAGCCACAAGGCAGGAACAGCTCGCCACGATCTTCAAGTTCGCGACGGTGATCCCGGTGCTCACCATCGAGCGGCTGGAAGACGCGGTGCCGCTCGCTCGTGCGCTGGTGGCAGGCGGGGTGCGCGTGCTGGAAGTCACCTTGCGGACGCCGGTCGCCGCGGATGCCGCCAAGGCCATGATCGCAGAGGTGCCGGACGCTATCGTCGGCATTGGCACGATCCTGAACGCCGACGACTTGGCGCGGGCGCGCGCGCTCGGGGCCAAATTCGGCATCAGCCCGGGCGCGACGCCGGAGCTCTTGAAAGCCGCCGCCGCGAGCGACCTGCCATTTGCCCCAGGGATTGCAACCGCTTCCGAGCTGATGCAGGCGCTGGCGGCCGGCTTCGACATCGTTAAATTCTTCCCGGCTGAGCAGTCCGGCGGTATCAAGGCACTTCGGGCGCTGGCGGGGCCGTTTCCGAATGTCAGGGTTTGCCCGACTGGCGGCATCGGGGAGGCCAATGCAGCCTCCTGGCTGGCCGAACCAAATGTCGTGGCGGTTGGCGGTTCCTGGCTCTGCCCGCCCGCCGACATCCGATCCGGGAACTGGCCCGGCATAACCGCCATGTGCGCGCGGGCGATGAAATCGCTGAAACCGGCGTGA
- a CDS encoding sugar kinase, with translation MSKVACIGECMVELKRAEGGLYSRGYGGDTLNTAVYLARLGAGADYITALGDDSLSDEMIAGWAAEGIGTARVARLPGKLPGLYMIETDDKGERRFFHWRDSAAARSLMDLPETPEILNALASYDVIYLSAITLSLYSPKGRARLFAAIKRARERGTRFAFDTNFRARGWPDPDIARVVFREAFEISDIVLASLEDLLPLFPYESDDELLSRIPSAEVVLKLLKPATVLRFEGVLHRTQAEPLRAPVVDTTAAGDSFAAAYVAARLAGADPVEAARTGHRLAGVVVCHPGAIIPRAAMPPDLIPATSRKASP, from the coding sequence ATGAGCAAGGTAGCCTGCATCGGCGAATGCATGGTCGAACTGAAGCGGGCCGAAGGCGGCCTGTATTCGCGCGGCTATGGCGGCGATACGCTCAATACCGCCGTGTATCTCGCGCGCCTCGGCGCCGGCGCCGACTACATCACCGCGCTTGGCGACGATAGTCTGAGCGATGAGATGATAGCAGGCTGGGCCGCGGAGGGGATAGGGACGGCGCGCGTGGCGCGGCTGCCCGGCAAACTGCCGGGTCTCTACATGATCGAAACCGACGACAAAGGCGAACGTCGGTTCTTTCACTGGCGCGACAGTGCTGCCGCCCGCAGCCTGATGGATCTACCGGAGACACCGGAGATACTGAATGCGCTCGCCAGCTACGATGTCATCTATCTCTCGGCCATTACACTGTCGCTCTACAGCCCGAAGGGGCGGGCGCGGCTGTTTGCGGCGATCAAGCGCGCGCGGGAGAGAGGGACGCGTTTTGCGTTCGACACTAATTTTCGTGCGCGCGGCTGGCCCGATCCGGATATCGCGCGCGTGGTCTTTCGCGAAGCCTTTGAGATTTCTGACATCGTTCTGGCCTCGCTTGAGGATTTGTTGCCGCTCTTTCCCTACGAGAGCGACGATGAGTTGCTATCACGCATACCCAGCGCGGAGGTCGTGCTGAAATTGCTCAAACCCGCAACGGTTCTGCGCTTTGAAGGTGTGCTGCATCGGACGCAGGCCGAGCCGTTGCGAGCGCCCGTCGTCGATACCACGGCGGCCGGCGACAGTTTTGCCGCCGCCTATGTTGCCGCGCGCCTTGCCGGCGCGGACCCGGTTGAGGCCGCCCGCACGGGACACCGCCTCGCCGGCGTTGTGGTATGCCACCCCGGGGCGATCATCCCGCGTGCGGCGATGCCGCCCGACCTCATTCCCGCTACCTCTCGCAAGGCATCTCCATGA
- the denD gene encoding D-erythronate dehydrogenase, giving the protein MHILILGAAGMVGRKLTERLLRDGRLGKHDITRMTLQDVVAPTKPNASIPVQVVASDFADPGAAEPLIAHRPDVIFHLAAIVSGEAEAEFDKGYRINLDGTRYLIDAIRHAGGGYKPRLVFTSSIAVFGAPFPEKIGDEFFHTPLTSYGTQKSICELLINDYTRKGLLDGISIRLPTICVRPGRPNKAASGFFSNIIREPLAGEEAVLPVSEDVRHWHASPKSAVGFLVHAGTMDLDAMGPRRNLSMPGMSVTVGEQIAALDRVAGKNVTARIKRVPDPTIIGIVSGWPRDFSTDRALKLGFTTAEKTFDDIIRIHIEDELGGKFAA; this is encoded by the coding sequence TTGCACATTCTGATTCTCGGCGCCGCCGGCATGGTGGGCCGCAAGCTGACCGAACGGTTGCTGCGCGACGGCCGCCTCGGCAAGCACGACATCACCCGAATGACACTGCAGGACGTGGTGGCGCCCACCAAGCCCAACGCGTCGATCCCTGTACAAGTCGTGGCTTCCGATTTTGCCGATCCCGGCGCGGCGGAGCCGCTGATCGCGCATCGACCGGACGTGATCTTCCATCTCGCCGCGATCGTTTCCGGCGAGGCCGAGGCCGAATTCGACAAGGGCTACCGGATCAATCTCGACGGCACGCGATACCTGATCGATGCCATCCGCCACGCCGGCGGCGGCTACAAGCCGCGGCTGGTGTTCACGTCCTCGATCGCAGTGTTCGGCGCGCCTTTCCCGGAAAAGATCGGCGACGAATTCTTCCATACCCCGCTGACGAGCTATGGCACGCAGAAGTCAATCTGCGAACTCCTGATCAACGATTACACCCGGAAGGGCCTGCTCGACGGCATCTCGATCCGCCTGCCGACGATCTGCGTACGGCCGGGCAGGCCGAACAAGGCGGCCTCCGGCTTCTTCTCCAACATCATTCGCGAGCCGCTCGCCGGCGAGGAGGCCGTATTGCCGGTCTCCGAGGATGTGCGGCACTGGCACGCCTCGCCGAAATCGGCGGTGGGCTTTCTGGTCCACGCCGGCACCATGGATCTTGACGCGATGGGGCCGCGGCGTAACCTCAGCATGCCCGGCATGTCGGTGACTGTCGGTGAACAGATCGCGGCGCTCGACCGCGTCGCCGGCAAGAACGTCACCGCGCGCATCAAGCGCGTGCCCGACCCGACCATCATCGGTATCGTCTCTGGCTGGCCGCGCGATTTTTCCACCGACCGCGCCCTCAAGCTCGGCTTCACCACCGCGGAAAAGACGTTTGACGACATCATCCGGATCCATATCGAGGATGAACTCGGCGGTAAGTTCGCGGCCTGA
- a CDS encoding carbohydrate ABC transporter permease encodes MTDLPTSRIDLKAVLHSSAPTIARDDHSEGMSYLQSVPRRLVTLYLPLSIIVIVLLFPFYWMGLTAIKPDEQLLDLDRYNPFWTWNPTFKHFYKLLFESHYPMWLWNTMYVAVCATILSIIASVLAAYAIVRLRYKGANMVGGLIFLAYLVPPSILFIPLATVVFQYGLFDSPMALILTYPTILIPFSTWLLMGYFKTIPFELEECALIDGASRWQILIKIVLPLAIPGLISAFIFCFTLCWNEFIYALTFLQSTSNKTVPVAIVNEFVDGDIYRWGSLMAGALAGSLPLVILYAFFVEHYVSAMTGAVKE; translated from the coding sequence ATGACTGATCTCCCCACCTCACGGATCGATCTCAAGGCCGTCCTGCATAGCTCGGCGCCAACCATCGCGAGGGACGATCACAGCGAAGGCATGAGCTATCTGCAGTCGGTGCCGCGCCGGCTGGTGACGCTCTATCTGCCGTTGTCGATCATTGTCATCGTGCTGCTGTTCCCGTTCTACTGGATGGGGCTGACGGCGATCAAACCGGACGAGCAGTTGCTCGATCTCGACAGGTACAATCCGTTCTGGACGTGGAATCCGACCTTCAAGCACTTTTACAAGCTCCTGTTCGAAAGCCACTATCCGATGTGGCTCTGGAACACGATGTATGTCGCGGTCTGCGCCACCATCCTGTCGATCATCGCGAGCGTGCTCGCGGCCTATGCCATCGTCCGGTTACGCTACAAGGGCGCCAATATGGTCGGCGGCCTGATCTTCCTGGCCTATCTGGTGCCGCCGTCGATCCTGTTCATTCCGCTGGCGACCGTCGTCTTCCAGTACGGCCTGTTCGACTCGCCGATGGCGTTGATCCTGACCTATCCGACCATCCTGATCCCGTTCTCGACCTGGCTGCTGATGGGCTACTTCAAAACCATCCCGTTCGAGCTGGAGGAATGTGCGCTGATCGATGGCGCCAGCCGCTGGCAGATCCTGATCAAGATCGTGCTGCCGCTGGCGATTCCCGGCCTGATCTCGGCGTTCATCTTCTGCTTCACGCTGTGCTGGAACGAGTTCATCTATGCGCTGACGTTCCTGCAATCGACCTCCAACAAGACGGTGCCGGTCGCAATCGTCAACGAATTCGTCGATGGCGATATCTATCGCTGGGGCTCGCTGATGGCGGGTGCGCTGGCGGGCTCGCTGCCGCTGGTCATCCTTTACGCCTTCTTCGTCGAGCATTATGTGTCGGCCATGACGGGAGCCGTGAAAGAGTAA
- a CDS encoding carbohydrate ABC transporter permease, giving the protein MADIAIAPRRAKTEIREASAWDQLKHNRNWLGFWFMVPALAFLIFFLAYPLGLGIWLSFTDTRIGRVGQYVGTENYEWLWDDAIFWLSVFNTLLYTFIASAIKFGIGLYLALLLNENMPFKAMLRALVLIPFIVPTVLSALAFWWIFDSQFSIISWSLKQMGLITQNINFLGDTTWARICVIFANIWRGVPFVAITLLAGLQTVQPSLYEAATLDGASRWQMFRFITYPLLTPIIAVVMTFSVLFTFTDFQLIWAMTRGGPVNATHLMATLSYQRAIIAGQLGEGAAISSAMIPFLLAAIMVSWFGLQRRKWQQGENND; this is encoded by the coding sequence ATGGCTGACATCGCAATCGCGCCACGACGCGCCAAGACGGAGATCCGCGAGGCCAGCGCGTGGGACCAGCTCAAGCACAACCGTAACTGGCTGGGCTTCTGGTTCATGGTGCCGGCGCTGGCCTTCCTGATCTTCTTTCTGGCCTATCCCCTTGGCCTCGGTATCTGGCTCTCATTCACGGATACACGTATTGGCCGGGTAGGGCAGTATGTCGGGACCGAGAATTACGAATGGCTGTGGGATGACGCGATCTTCTGGCTCTCGGTATTCAACACGCTTCTCTACACGTTTATCGCGAGCGCCATCAAATTCGGAATAGGGCTCTATCTGGCGCTGCTGTTGAACGAGAACATGCCGTTCAAGGCGATGCTGCGGGCGCTGGTTCTGATTCCTTTCATCGTGCCGACGGTGCTGTCGGCGCTGGCATTCTGGTGGATCTTCGATTCTCAATTCTCGATCATCTCGTGGTCGTTGAAGCAGATGGGCCTGATCACCCAGAACATCAATTTCCTCGGCGACACGACCTGGGCCCGCATTTGCGTAATCTTCGCCAACATCTGGCGCGGCGTGCCGTTCGTCGCGATCACACTGCTCGCCGGCCTGCAGACCGTGCAGCCGTCGCTCTATGAGGCCGCGACGCTCGATGGCGCGTCGCGCTGGCAGATGTTCCGCTTCATCACCTATCCGCTATTGACGCCGATCATCGCCGTCGTGATGACTTTCTCGGTGCTGTTCACCTTCACCGACTTCCAGTTGATCTGGGCGATGACGCGGGGCGGTCCGGTCAATGCCACGCATCTGATGGCGACGCTGTCGTACCAGCGCGCGATCATTGCGGGTCAGTTGGGCGAGGGCGCGGCGATCTCGAGCGCGATGATCCCGTTCCTCCTCGCCGCCATCATGGTGTCTTGGTTCGGCCTGCAGCGCCGCAAGTGGCAGCAAGGGGAAAACAATGACTGA
- a CDS encoding ABC transporter substrate-binding protein has translation MNDFTRRSLLQGGTALAAAGALTGPALLDFAKAWAQASPWKAEQGAKLTVMRWKRFVPAEDDAFNAMVAAFKAATGTEMNVFSESFEDVQPKASVAANTGSGLDLAWGLHTLPQLFPAQVLQLNDVADYLGKKYGGWTDAAAVTCKQGNNWLGIPVATIGGYMTYRKSSMEKAGFKEFPKDFPGFLEMCKALKKNNTPAGFPLGHASGDANAWLHWILWGHGAYTVDKDNKVIINSPETVKALEYCKALSETFIPGVASWNDSSNNKAFLAGELHCTANGISIYVAAKDDASKKELTEDTYHALWPVGPIGKPTELQLCVPILAFKFTKYPNAAKAFVAFMLEKENYDKWLSGARGYLTHTLNAYDNSPVWTADPKNQVFSQASKRALPASGIGTPGEKAATAIADFLVVDMFANYATGAKDAKTAIAEAERQLKRIYR, from the coding sequence ATGAATGACTTTACCCGCCGCTCTCTGCTTCAAGGCGGCACCGCGCTGGCAGCCGCCGGCGCATTGACCGGACCCGCACTGCTCGATTTCGCCAAGGCCTGGGCGCAGGCCTCGCCGTGGAAGGCGGAGCAGGGCGCCAAGCTCACCGTGATGCGCTGGAAGCGCTTCGTGCCGGCGGAGGACGATGCGTTCAACGCGATGGTCGCCGCGTTCAAGGCCGCGACCGGCACCGAAATGAACGTGTTCTCGGAGTCGTTCGAGGACGTGCAGCCGAAGGCGTCCGTTGCCGCCAACACCGGCTCGGGCCTCGACCTCGCCTGGGGTCTGCACACTCTGCCGCAACTGTTCCCGGCGCAGGTGCTGCAGTTGAACGATGTTGCCGATTATCTCGGCAAGAAATATGGCGGCTGGACCGATGCGGCGGCGGTGACCTGCAAGCAGGGCAACAACTGGCTTGGCATTCCCGTCGCGACCATCGGCGGCTACATGACCTATCGCAAATCGTCGATGGAAAAGGCTGGTTTCAAGGAATTCCCGAAGGACTTCCCGGGTTTCCTCGAGATGTGCAAGGCACTGAAGAAGAACAACACGCCGGCTGGTTTCCCGCTCGGCCACGCCTCGGGCGACGCCAATGCCTGGCTGCACTGGATCCTCTGGGGTCACGGCGCCTACACCGTCGACAAGGACAACAAGGTCATCATCAACTCGCCGGAGACGGTGAAGGCGCTCGAATACTGCAAGGCGCTATCGGAGACCTTCATTCCTGGCGTCGCGTCCTGGAACGATTCGTCGAACAACAAGGCGTTCCTGGCCGGCGAACTGCATTGCACCGCCAACGGCATCTCGATTTATGTCGCGGCAAAGGACGATGCGAGCAAAAAGGAGCTCACGGAAGACACCTATCACGCACTGTGGCCGGTTGGGCCGATCGGCAAGCCGACCGAGCTGCAGCTTTGCGTTCCGATCCTGGCGTTCAAGTTCACCAAATATCCGAACGCCGCGAAGGCTTTTGTCGCCTTCATGCTGGAGAAGGAAAACTACGATAAGTGGCTTTCGGGCGCGCGCGGTTATCTCACCCACACGCTCAATGCCTACGACAACTCGCCGGTCTGGACGGCGGATCCGAAGAACCAGGTGTTCAGCCAGGCCAGCAAGCGCGCGCTGCCTGCGTCCGGCATCGGTACGCCCGGCGAGAAGGCGGCGACTGCGATCGCCGACTTCCTGGTGGTCGACATGTTCGCCAACTACGCAACCGGCGCCAAGGATGCCAAGACGGCGATCGCGGAAGCCGAACGGCAATTGAAGCGCATCTACCGCTGA
- a CDS encoding ABC transporter ATP-binding protein, which yields MSSVQIRDVRKSFGNFEVLHGVSIPIEDGEFVVLVGPSGCGKSTLLRMLAGLENITSGTISIGDRVVNNVQPKERDIAMVFQNYALYPHMTVADNMGFSLKLRGAKPEEISTGVKRAAEILALTPLLDRYPRQLSGGQRQRVAMGRAIVRDPQVFLFDEPLSNLDAKLRVAMRTEIKELHQRLKTTTVYVTHDQIEAMTMADKIVVMHDGIVEQMGTPLELYDTPANQFVAGFIGSPAMNFLKGKVKSNGVAGFEGPNGVKLPLQTAPANSEGQPAVYGVRPEHFTIADDGAEAEIVVVEPTGSETQVFAKLGGEQVVAVFRERHQFSPGDKVRLKPDPALVHLFDETTGKRLNG from the coding sequence ATGTCGTCGGTACAGATTCGCGACGTGCGCAAGTCGTTCGGAAACTTTGAAGTTTTGCACGGCGTGTCGATTCCGATCGAGGATGGCGAGTTCGTCGTGCTCGTCGGCCCCTCCGGCTGCGGCAAGTCGACGTTGCTGCGGATGCTTGCGGGCCTCGAAAACATCACCTCCGGCACGATTTCGATCGGCGATCGTGTGGTCAACAATGTCCAGCCCAAAGAGCGCGACATTGCCATGGTGTTTCAGAACTATGCGCTCTATCCGCACATGACGGTCGCCGACAATATGGGCTTTTCGCTCAAGCTGCGCGGCGCCAAGCCCGAGGAAATCTCGACTGGCGTCAAGCGCGCCGCGGAAATCCTGGCACTGACCCCGTTGCTCGATCGCTATCCCCGGCAATTGTCGGGCGGCCAGCGCCAGCGCGTCGCCATGGGCCGCGCCATCGTGCGCGACCCCCAAGTGTTCCTGTTCGACGAGCCCTTGTCCAACCTCGACGCCAAGCTGCGTGTTGCGATGCGCACAGAGATCAAGGAACTGCACCAGCGGCTCAAGACCACGACGGTCTACGTTACCCACGACCAGATCGAGGCCATGACGATGGCCGACAAGATCGTGGTGATGCATGACGGCATCGTCGAGCAGATGGGCACTCCGCTCGAACTCTATGACACCCCGGCCAACCAGTTCGTCGCGGGCTTCATCGGCTCGCCCGCGATGAATTTCCTTAAAGGCAAGGTGAAGTCGAACGGCGTCGCCGGCTTCGAAGGCCCGAACGGCGTCAAGCTGCCGCTGCAGACGGCGCCCGCCAATTCGGAAGGCCAGCCGGCGGTTTACGGCGTGCGGCCCGAGCATTTCACCATCGCCGATGACGGCGCCGAGGCCGAGATCGTCGTGGTCGAGCCGACCGGTTCGGAAACCCAGGTCTTCGCCAAGCTCGGCGGTGAGCAGGTGGTCGCCGTGTTCCGCGAGCGGCATCAATTCAGTCCGGGCGACAAGGTCCGGCTCAAGCCGGATCCGGCGCTCGTGCATCTGTTCGACGAGACGACCGGCAAGCGACTGAATGGCTGA
- a CDS encoding LacI family DNA-binding transcriptional regulator gives MGRKQTKSGKIRLTEVAKLAGVSPITASRFFRNPEALSLSKRERVDSAVKELGYVPNLAARALASHRTEVIGVVIPSLTNNVFADVLRGIYDSSEGSRYTIQLANTRYSILQEEKLLRLFRAQKPAGLIVTGINQTAESRTILESMNCPVTQIMEIGDSPVDMMVGFSHYDAASAAISHILEQGRRRIGFLGARMDPRVQRRFEGYRDAMKAASLFDPNLIVTTSVPTTVTLGGTLFADLLAQTPDIDAVFCVNDDLALGVLFECQRRQISIPRDLAIVGFNDLEFTAAAVPSITSVRTNRYEMGRHAITMVIDAIEGRRPQTPVLDLGFQLVVRESSTRQSTMMAGSVGID, from the coding sequence ATGGGACGAAAACAGACAAAGTCTGGCAAAATCCGCCTCACCGAGGTCGCCAAGCTCGCTGGCGTCAGCCCAATCACGGCATCACGTTTTTTCAGGAACCCCGAAGCGCTGTCGCTTAGCAAGCGGGAACGCGTCGATAGCGCCGTGAAGGAACTGGGTTACGTACCCAATCTCGCGGCGCGGGCGCTGGCCTCGCACCGTACCGAAGTCATCGGCGTTGTCATTCCTTCTCTCACCAACAACGTGTTCGCCGATGTGTTGCGCGGCATCTACGATTCCTCCGAAGGTAGCCGCTACACCATTCAACTTGCCAATACGCGCTACAGCATCCTGCAGGAGGAAAAGCTGCTGCGCCTGTTTCGGGCGCAGAAGCCTGCGGGATTGATCGTCACCGGCATCAACCAAACCGCGGAATCGCGCACGATCCTGGAGTCGATGAATTGCCCGGTCACGCAGATCATGGAGATCGGCGACAGTCCCGTCGACATGATGGTCGGCTTTTCACACTACGACGCAGCTTCTGCCGCGATTTCGCACATCCTCGAGCAGGGACGCCGCCGCATCGGATTTCTCGGTGCGCGAATGGACCCCCGCGTGCAGCGGCGGTTCGAAGGGTATCGTGATGCCATGAAAGCGGCCTCGCTGTTCGACCCGAACCTCATCGTCACCACGTCCGTGCCCACGACCGTCACGCTGGGCGGAACGCTGTTCGCCGACCTCCTTGCCCAGACGCCCGATATCGACGCCGTCTTCTGCGTCAACGACGACCTCGCGCTCGGCGTTCTCTTCGAATGCCAGCGTCGGCAGATATCGATTCCCCGTGACTTGGCAATTGTCGGCTTCAACGACCTGGAGTTCACCGCCGCCGCGGTGCCCTCGATCACCAGCGTGCGAACCAATCGCTATGAAATGGGTCGGCACGCCATCACCATGGTGATCGACGCGATCGAGGGCCGTCGTCCCCAGACGCCGGTGCTCGACCTTGGCTTTCAGTTGGTCGTTCGTGAAAGCTCAACGCGACAAAGCACCATGATGGCCGGGTCTGTGGGCATAGATTGA